The Bosea sp. AS-1 region GCCGAGAATGCGATTCGAGTGAGCGAGGAGCGCTTGCGACTGGCTTTGCAAGCAAGCAGGATGGCTGCCTGGGAACTCAATCTCGAGACGCAGTGGGTCGATCGCTCCGAGAATTCCATGGTGCTGCTGGGGATTTCTTCGGGACCGGCAGCCGATTTCATCGATCGGGTCCATTCCGACGACCGGGAACGGGTCACGGCCTTCTGGCACACCGTCATGTCGAAAGGGAGCGGCACTGCTGAAGTGCGCTATCTCTCCCCTGACGGATCGCAAACATGGCTTGCACTCCGGGCCGAGCGAAAGGACGAAAAGCGACTTATCGGATTGACCTTCGACGTCGCCGATCGGAAAGCAGCCGAGGAAGCGATCTGGCGAACCGCCAATCATGATCCGCTGACGGGCTTGGCGAACCGGGCGCTGTTCCAGGTCCGCCTAAGCGAGGCCCTGAAGAATGCAGAGGGCTCTGACGCCGGCGTGGGTCTGTTGCTGCTGGATCTCGATGACTTCAAAGATGTCAACGACACCCTCGGTCATGCGGTCGGCGATCTCCTTCTGCAGGAGGCAGCCCTTCGGCTCAGAAGCTTTGCCGGCGAAAGTGATACCGTGGCGCGCCTCGGAGGCGATGAGTTCGCCATCATCCTCAACCAGATTTCAGTGGGGAGCGACGCCGTTGCACGGGCCACGGAAATTGTAGAGGCTCTCAGCGCGCCTTTCCAGCATGAGGGACGAGCACTCTCAACAACGGTCAGCATCGGGCTAGCGACCTTCCCCGAGCATCATCGCGACCCCATCGAGTTGATGAAGGACGCCGACGTCGCGCTTTATCGCGCAAAGGAGCAAGGGCGTAGCCAGGCGGTAATGTATACCAGCGCGGCCCGCGAGACGATGGAACATCGCGTGACTATCGCTCGTGATGTGCGCGAAGGACTCGCGGCCCATCAATTCATTCCATACTACCAGCCGAAAGTGTCACTGGTCACGGGCCGGATCGTCGGGTTCGAAGCGCTTGCGCGTTGGCAGCACCCAACCAAAGGGCTTCTCACTCCCGAATACTTCGGATCCATGTTTGCCGAGCAGGCCATCTCGATTGCGCTGGGTGAACAGATGATACGCCAAGTTGCTGCTGATGTTCGGTCATGGCTGGATGAAGGTCTCGAATGCGGTCGCGTCGCGATCAATTTATCTTCGGCGGATATCTCCGATCCGAGGCTCGCCGACAGGATCATTCGCATCCTGGAAGATGCACGCGTCTCTTCGGCGCATTTTGAAGTTGAAGTGACGGAAACGGCTTTCCTCGGACGTAGGACAGCGACGGCGTCCTACCTCCTGACCAAGCTGCATGAGGCGGGCATTTCCGTCGCTCTGGATGATTTCGGAACGGGTTTTGCCTCGCTCCTCCACCTCAAGCAGTTTCCCGTGGACCATATCAAGATCGACCAGAGTTTTGTGCGGAATCTGATCAACGATGAAAGTGACGCTGCAATCGTCGCCGCAATCGTGAGCCTCGGTCATGCCATGGGGATGCACACGACTGCAGAAGGGGTTGAAAGCGCCGAACAGGCCGCGCGGCTGCGAGAAGCAGGGTGCGATTCTGCCCAAGGCTACTTCTATGCGAAACCTCTACCAGGGGAGAAGATTCCGAAAACAATTCGGAACTGGTTCGCAGCAGGAAAGACAGAGATTCGTGAGCCGAAGCGAGAAACCAGGAAAGTGTGAAAGATATTGCAGGTTTACTGCCGCCCTCCCGGCTCTCACTCATCGATTAATCCGCAGGCTAAACTGGCGCCAGGAGCGGGCATTGACCTGTTGTCCCGAGCCGAACGTTAAGCTCATCGATAGCGGTTCGCATTATCGTTGCGCATAGGTTCATCCCTCAATATTCCGCGGCCGGGGCGGACAATCTGGCTTGAATGAACTGGCTTAATTCGCGCCGCGGCCGGCCGCAGTAAAAGTCGGTACGGCTGCCGGCTCACAGCTTGCAGCACTATGAGCCAGCAGCCTTGCTCTCAGATCGGCAAAAATCACGGAATAGGCGGGATCACCAACCCGGTTCTCCTCCTCCAGAGGGTCGCGTGCCAGGTCGGCCAGAAAGGGATCTTCTGCCTCTGGCGAAATCGGAGCGCCGTTTTGCCGAACCGTCATGTCGAGACGATAACGCGCGGTCCGAATGCAGGAACGACGCGGCCAGCCGCTGCCGTCCGTCCAGCGTCCGACGACCTGGTTGGGCAAAGCGTAACTGTCCGGTGTGCCGTAACCGATGGTGCTGAAGACCGCTTCCGGCGGAGGATCGCGGAAGAGGTCTCGTCCCTGGAAGCTCGGCGCCGGTTCGATGCCTGCGAGGCCGCAGAGTGTCCTGGCGAGATCGAGGGATTCACACAGATCCGCGCGCGCCTGCGGCTGCAGATGCCCAGGCCAGGTGATCAGGCGCGGGATGCGATGAACCTCGGGGAAGAAGGTGTGCTTCTGCAACCGCCCGCGCTCGGCCAGCGAGACGCCATGATCAGCCTCGAGCACGATGATCGTGCGCTCGGCAAGACCGCTCGCTTCCAGCGCATCGAGAATCGCCCCGACTTGGTCGTCGAGCCATTTGACCAGACCGTAATAATCGGAGCGCACGCGGGCGAGATCGTCGGGAGATAGCGCGGCCGCCTGCATGACATCGACAAAACTCTGCTCGAAGGCACTTTGCGGCAATCCTCCGTCGATGCTGCGGGGCCAATCGAGATCGCGGTAGAGCGTATCGTAGGGCGCTGGCGGCATGACCGGACTGTGCGGCTGGAGATAGCTGACACGGGCGAGAAAGGGCTGCCCGGCTGCCGCCTCGCCGCGCAACCAAGTTGCAGCCGCTCGCGTGAGCTTGTTGCCCGGGAACTCGACAGGCCCCGGAAAGCTACCGCCAATCGCCGCTTTCAAGGTCGGGGTGAGGATCTGTCTACCATCGTCCTCGACGCCATCGAAGAAGCCGCCGAGGTCGGCTCCGACATGGTCATCGCTTTGCCAGGGCCGTAGCGCCACCGGCAGATGGGTCTTGCCGAAATTCAGGGTGCGATAGCCGTTGCGAGCGAAATGCTCGGGAAAGGTGATCAAATCGCGGTCGTAGGAGTAGTTCTTCCAGGAGCCTTCGTTGCCATAGACCCCGGTGACTTCGGGTGGGTTCGCAGTCATCTCGCTCGTGCGCGACGGCACGCAGATCGGCGAATTGCAGAAGCAGTTGTCGAAGCGCACGCCGGCCGACGCGATCCGGTCGATATGGGGCGTTGCGATCGCCGGATGCGGCGTGCCGTAGCAGGATAAGGCATCTGTCCTGAACTCGTCGCCCATGAGCCAGAGAATGTTCGGTCGCCCGGTCATCGCCACCCTCCCCTGGCCGAGGCATTGGCCGCCAGCAACGCTCGCAATCGGGCGGCGATCGCGGGATGGCGCGCGCTCAGGTCGGTTGCCTCCACCGGGTCGACCTCCGGCTCGACCAGGCGCCAGTTCTCGTCCGGCTCGGCGGTGAAGGCGGCGGCTTCCATGAGCTTTCGCGGCAGGAGCGGATCGAAGCCGGCGACGTATTTGAAGCGGCCGTCATAGATGGCTCTCCAACTGCCGAGGCCAGCATGGACGACATCGCGATGCCGGCGCGCGGGCTCTGCGAGCTGATGCACAAGGCTGCGGCTGTCGATGCCTGGCAGGGGCTGCGCCCCGGCGAGCTCGACGAAGGTAGCGTGCAGATCAAGCAAGGTGGTGGGGCCATCGACGGTTGCGCCCTGCGCCACGCCCGGCCCGGCGATCACCAGCGGCACATGCAGCGACGCCTGATGTGGGATGAATTTCTCCCAGTAGCCGCAATCCCCCAGCATCTCGCCATGGTCTGAGGTGAAGACGACGACGGTATCCTGCGCCTGGCCGAGCGCCTCGATCCGCGCAAGCAGGCGACCGAAGATCGCATCGATATTCGCGATCATTGCTGCATAATTGCGCCGGATCGCGCGATGCGCTTCCGGCGCCATGTCGTCAGCGGGCGCGACCGGCGCGGGCGGGTCGAGCCTTGCCGCGCCGCTCGCCATCGAGGCGGTCACGTCCATTGGCTCGTGCGGGCCGGTGAGGTTGACCTGAAGGAACCAGGGCTTGCCACTGCAGGCGCCCTCCTCGATCAAGGACAATGCGCAGGCGCCAATCCAGTTGTCGCAATAGGCCTCGTCCGGCAGAGCTGTAGGCGTGATGTTGCGGTAATTCGCGCCGGCACCGGGAAAATCAAGCGCATCCGGTCCGAGCGCGGGCGATGTACGGCCTGCGAAATCCGACCAATGCGTACCGGCCAGGCCGCTCTGTTTCAAATGGACGAAATATGGCTCGGGATGACCGTCGCGATGCGCGAAGATCGCGGCATGCTTGCCGGCACTGTCGAGGCCGCCGGTGAAGCCCAAGCGCTTCAGGCGGGACGGCCCCTGGAGTGCATGCTGGCCATCCTCCCCCCAGTCAGGCTCACCCTTGAGCATGTCGAGCTTGCCGCAGGTCATGACGTGATAGCCGGCATCCCGAAGCTGCCGATAGACATTCGGCGCATCAGGTGAGGCGCTGTCGCCATTGTTGCGCACGCCGGCGCGGTCATATTCGTAGCCCGACGCCAGGCAGGCTCGCGAAGGCCCACAGATGGGCGAGGGACAGACTGCCCGGAGGAAGCGGACGCCGCGCGCCACCACCCGATCAAGTTCCGGCGTGGGAACCCGCCCGGCATTCCGGGGGCCGGCCCAGTCGCCGCGCAGCTGGTCCGGCATGAACAGCAGGATGTTAGGTCGGCGCATCCAGCCTCTCCGCGTAATTTGATCAAATAAGGCGATAACCTGGTCTTATCTCTTGACACAAAGCTGCGCAATATGGCGTCTCTTTCTAATTGGTGATCAAATCAGGCGTTTGCCATGTCGTCCCCGAAACAGATCGCAGCCCGCAACGCCGCCGCGATCGCCGAACGCTTTACGATGAAGGGGCGCCGCGCCCTCGTGACGGGCGGAAGCGTCAGCCTCGGCCGGGAGATCGCGATTGCCTTCGCCGATGCGGGTGCCGATGTCGCCATCCATTTCTCACGCACGGCCGACACGGCCTTCGGCCTACCGCACGCATCCGAAACGACCGTGTCCGACATCCAGGAGCGCGGCGGACGCGGCCTCGCGATCGAAGCGGATTTCTCCCGGCCGGGCGAGGCGCGGCGTTGCGTGCAGGCGGCCATTGCCGGGCTGGGTGGGATCGACGTGCTCGTCGTCTGCGCCTCCGTGCAGAAGCGCACCGCCTTCACCGCACTACCCACCGACGAGATCGAGTGGCAGCTCAGGATCAACTACCTGGCCACGATCGAACTCCTCCAGGAAGCCCTGCCGCCCATGAAAGCGCGCCGTTGGGGGCGCGTCGTGACGATCGGCTCGATCAACCAGACCAGGCCCGAGCCGGACCTTGCGGTCTATGCGTCGCTGAAGAGCGCCCAGCACAACCTTGCCATCAACCTGGCTGCCGACTACGCCGCCCACGGCGTGACCGTGAACAACCTGTCGCCGGGCCTGATCGTTACCGAGCGCAATCGCTGGCGCCGGCAGGACGCCTGGCAATGGCAGCGCATTCAGCAGACTTCGGCACCGATGCAGAGGGCGGGCGACGTCAACGAGATCGCCGGAGCGGCCCTGCTTCTATGCTCCGAGGCGGGTAGCTTCATCACCGGAGCCGATCTGCAGGCGACCGGCGGCCGCCATCTCGGCTGGTAGCTTCGGCTCTCATGCAGATCTAGGGCTAGCCCACAAAAAGCGGCTCCGCCAAGCCTGCCACGCCGACATCGAGCGCCAGCAGCGCGCCGGCCAGCGGCTCTTCCGCCAGAGCTTCGGTGCTCAGTTTCTGACGGGCCGTCGTGACGTAGAGGGCCCGCAGGCCGGCTCCGCCGAAAGCGCAGGAGGTCGGCTGACTGACCGGCAGCTCGACCAAACGGTCAAGACGACCATCGGGGGCGAAACGCGCAAGGCAGCCACCTTGGTAGCGCGCGTTCCAGAGATAGCCCTCGGCGTCGACCGTCGCCCCATCCGGCCGTCCGGGCGCTGCCTCTGCAGCCGCGAAGAGACGCCATGGCCCGATCTCGCCCGTCACCGGGTCGTAGTCGGCCTGCTCGATCACGCCGCGCCGCGTATCGGTAAAGTAGAGGATGCGCCCGTCCGGCGCGAAAGCGATAGCGTTGGCGACGGTCACCTCCGACCTAACCTGTGTAACGGCGCCCTTCGCATCGATGCGATAGAGGCCGCCTGTGCTGCGCAAGCCGAAATCCCACATACTACCGCAGAATATCCGGCCGGCCGGATCGCATTTGGCGTCGTTCAGCCGATTCTCCGGCGGGCCTGTCTCGACCGAAGCCAGGAGCGTCAGCTTCGCCGTCTCCGGATCGAAGCCATAGAGCCCGTGCCTGACGGCGACTACGACACCACCGCCGCGCCGCGCTACGACCGCGCCGATCAAGTCCGGCATCGGCCAGCTTCGGACTGCCCCAGTCGCCGGGTCGAGACGATGCAGGGCGGGCGCACGCAGATCCACCCAATAGAGTAGGCCGGCGTCGGCGACCCAGCAGGGCGACTCGCCCAATTCGTCGACCGTGGTGGCCGCAATGGCGATGGGCGCCGCGCTCATCGCTCCAGCTCCGCAGCGGAGGCCGGGTCTTCCGCGATCCGGGCCAGCAGATCGTGCTTGGCCTTTTCGATATGCGCGCCCATCAGCATGGCGGCCGAGGTAGCATCGCCGCGCTCGATCGCCCGCATCAGATGCCGGTGATCGTCAATCACGCCGTGGAAGCGCCCGTCATCATAACCGTAGCGCTGCCAGAGCGCGGCAACGAGCAGCCAATGCCGGTCGACCAGCGACATGGCGCCGGGATTGCCGGCTGCATCGTTGATGACGCCATGAAAGCGATGGTTGGCGGCCGGCACCGCGGTGAACCGCCCATTCCGGACGTGATCCTCGAGCTCTTCCTGAGCGGCCTGCAGTGCCGCGATATGGCTGGCGTCTCGCCGCTCGGAGGCGCGGCGCGCCAGCATCGTCTCGACGGCGCTGCGGATGTCGAACAGATCCTCGACGAAACCGAGATCGATCGGGCGCACGCGGGCCCCGCGGTTCGGCTCGATGATCACCAGCCCCTCGCCGCTCAGCTGGCGCAAGGTCTCGCGGATCGGCATGTGGCTGACGCCGTACCGGCTCGCCAGCTC contains the following coding sequences:
- a CDS encoding GntR family transcriptional regulator; amino-acid sequence: MARVPDVQQLLRDDIVSGALPFGSRLRIDELASRYGVSHMPIRETLRQLSGEGLVIIEPNRGARVRPIDLGFVEDLFDIRSAVETMLARRASERRDASHIAALQAAQEELEDHVRNGRFTAVPAANHRFHGVINDAAGNPGAMSLVDRHWLLVAALWQRYGYDDGRFHGVIDDHRHLMRAIERGDATSAAMLMGAHIEKAKHDLLARIAEDPASAAELER
- a CDS encoding sulfatase-like hydrolase/transferase, which produces MTGRPNILWLMGDEFRTDALSCYGTPHPAIATPHIDRIASAGVRFDNCFCNSPICVPSRTSEMTANPPEVTGVYGNEGSWKNYSYDRDLITFPEHFARNGYRTLNFGKTHLPVALRPWQSDDHVGADLGGFFDGVEDDGRQILTPTLKAAIGGSFPGPVEFPGNKLTRAAATWLRGEAAAGQPFLARVSYLQPHSPVMPPAPYDTLYRDLDWPRSIDGGLPQSAFEQSFVDVMQAAALSPDDLARVRSDYYGLVKWLDDQVGAILDALEASGLAERTIIVLEADHGVSLAERGRLQKHTFFPEVHRIPRLITWPGHLQPQARADLCESLDLARTLCGLAGIEPAPSFQGRDLFRDPPPEAVFSTIGYGTPDSYALPNQVVGRWTDGSGWPRRSCIRTARYRLDMTVRQNGAPISPEAEDPFLADLARDPLEEENRVGDPAYSVIFADLRARLLAHSAASCEPAAVPTFTAAGRGAN
- a CDS encoding EAL domain-containing protein — its product is MNAVLEHVDQGILMVDANGYVAVCNQRAIDLLGLPPDLMQSNPSFEAVKRWQLEQGEFGTVTEALLRAIKYEGINVEILDYERQRPDGTVLEVRTNRLPNGGMVRTFTDITVRKAAENAIRVSEERLRLALQASRMAAWELNLETQWVDRSENSMVLLGISSGPAADFIDRVHSDDRERVTAFWHTVMSKGSGTAEVRYLSPDGSQTWLALRAERKDEKRLIGLTFDVADRKAAEEAIWRTANHDPLTGLANRALFQVRLSEALKNAEGSDAGVGLLLLDLDDFKDVNDTLGHAVGDLLLQEAALRLRSFAGESDTVARLGGDEFAIILNQISVGSDAVARATEIVEALSAPFQHEGRALSTTVSIGLATFPEHHRDPIELMKDADVALYRAKEQGRSQAVMYTSAARETMEHRVTIARDVREGLAAHQFIPYYQPKVSLVTGRIVGFEALARWQHPTKGLLTPEYFGSMFAEQAISIALGEQMIRQVAADVRSWLDEGLECGRVAINLSSADISDPRLADRIIRILEDARVSSAHFEVEVTETAFLGRRTATASYLLTKLHEAGISVALDDFGTGFASLLHLKQFPVDHIKIDQSFVRNLINDESDAAIVAAIVSLGHAMGMHTTAEGVESAEQAARLREAGCDSAQGYFYAKPLPGEKIPKTIRNWFAAGKTEIREPKRETRKV
- a CDS encoding SDR family oxidoreductase codes for the protein MSSPKQIAARNAAAIAERFTMKGRRALVTGGSVSLGREIAIAFADAGADVAIHFSRTADTAFGLPHASETTVSDIQERGGRGLAIEADFSRPGEARRCVQAAIAGLGGIDVLVVCASVQKRTAFTALPTDEIEWQLRINYLATIELLQEALPPMKARRWGRVVTIGSINQTRPEPDLAVYASLKSAQHNLAINLAADYAAHGVTVNNLSPGLIVTERNRWRRQDAWQWQRIQQTSAPMQRAGDVNEIAGAALLLCSEAGSFITGADLQATGGRHLGW
- a CDS encoding sulfatase-like hydrolase/transferase, yielding MRRPNILLFMPDQLRGDWAGPRNAGRVPTPELDRVVARGVRFLRAVCPSPICGPSRACLASGYEYDRAGVRNNGDSASPDAPNVYRQLRDAGYHVMTCGKLDMLKGEPDWGEDGQHALQGPSRLKRLGFTGGLDSAGKHAAIFAHRDGHPEPYFVHLKQSGLAGTHWSDFAGRTSPALGPDALDFPGAGANYRNITPTALPDEAYCDNWIGACALSLIEEGACSGKPWFLQVNLTGPHEPMDVTASMASGAARLDPPAPVAPADDMAPEAHRAIRRNYAAMIANIDAIFGRLLARIEALGQAQDTVVVFTSDHGEMLGDCGYWEKFIPHQASLHVPLVIAGPGVAQGATVDGPTTLLDLHATFVELAGAQPLPGIDSRSLVHQLAEPARRHRDVVHAGLGSWRAIYDGRFKYVAGFDPLLPRKLMEAAAFTAEPDENWRLVEPEVDPVEATDLSARHPAIAARLRALLAANASARGGWR
- a CDS encoding SMP-30/gluconolactonase/LRE family protein, with amino-acid sequence MSAAPIAIAATTVDELGESPCWVADAGLLYWVDLRAPALHRLDPATGAVRSWPMPDLIGAVVARRGGGVVVAVRHGLYGFDPETAKLTLLASVETGPPENRLNDAKCDPAGRIFCGSMWDFGLRSTGGLYRIDAKGAVTQVRSEVTVANAIAFAPDGRILYFTDTRRGVIEQADYDPVTGEIGPWRLFAAAEAAPGRPDGATVDAEGYLWNARYQGGCLARFAPDGRLDRLVELPVSQPTSCAFGGAGLRALYVTTARQKLSTEALAEEPLAGALLALDVGVAGLAEPLFVG